In Aphelocoma coerulescens isolate FSJ_1873_10779 chromosome 13, UR_Acoe_1.0, whole genome shotgun sequence, the following are encoded in one genomic region:
- the LOC138117934 gene encoding uncharacterized protein isoform X1 translates to MRDQIDLLAMVTVLGVLEQAYFAVQVIYARRKYKISPPETTGHPDFERTFRAQSHCTVRVSTRGALLRAVSFCSVPMERAMLEGKLLRVLPNLHFTPLGCWNLLPSRCDCGVWAVVPLHPPQVLPGIHRGCTGTVGTTVRHCLAALAAAGSGTGRAPGTLPVAQLLLMDVSTGLASPATQCLVRGATALPKITVCPWHRGASHVAPSERDYFPVSVLPSEGRWMLALLCSSEIISLLESKCFPASAPAEELHC, encoded by the exons ATGAGAGATCAGATAGACCTGCTGGCCATGGTCACAGTTCTGGGAGTCCTGGAGCAAG CCTATTTTGCAGTGCAGGTGATCTACGCCCGTCGGAAGTACAAGATTTCCCCTCCTGAAACAACAGGTCACCCTGACTTTGAGCGGACCTTCAGAGCTCA aagCCATTGTACTGTGAGAGTCAGCACTCGCGGGGCCCTGCTGAGGGCTGTTTCTTTTTGCTCTGTTCCTATGGAGAGAGCAATGCTGGAG GGCAAACTGCTCAGAGTACTTCCCAATCTTCATTTCACTCCTCTGGGTTGCTGGAATCTTCTTCCATCAAG GTGTGACTGCGGTGTGTGGGCTGTTGTACCTCTACACCCGCCTCAAGTACTTCCAGGGATACACCGTGGCTGCACAGGGACG GTTGGGACCACTGTACGCCactgcctggctgctctggctgctgctgggtctGGCACtggccgggctcctggcacactTCCTGTGGCCCAGCTCCTCCTCATGGATGTCAGCACTGGCCTGGCCTCTCCAGCTACACAGTGCCTGGTGAGAGGGGCCACGGCTCTCCCAAAAATCACTGTttgcccctggcacaggggagCCAGTCACGTGGCACCATCAGAGAGAGACTATTTCCCTGTCTCTGTGCTCCCCTCTGAAGGGAGGTGGATGCTGGCACTCCTCTGCTCTTCAGAGATAATTTCCCTTCTAGAAAGCAAGTGCTTTccagcctctgctcctgctgaggaGCTTCACTGCTGA
- the LOC138117934 gene encoding leukotriene C4 synthase-like isoform X2, translated as MRDQIDLLAMVTVLGVLEQAYFAVQVIYARRKYKISPPETTGHPDFERTFRAQANCSEYFPIFISLLWVAGIFFHQGVTAVCGLLYLYTRLKYFQGYTVAAQGRLGPLYATAWLLWLLLGLALAGLLAHFLWPSSSSWMSALAWPLQLHSAW; from the exons ATGAGAGATCAGATAGACCTGCTGGCCATGGTCACAGTTCTGGGAGTCCTGGAGCAAG CCTATTTTGCAGTGCAGGTGATCTACGCCCGTCGGAAGTACAAGATTTCCCCTCCTGAAACAACAGGTCACCCTGACTTTGAGCGGACCTTCAGAGCTCA GGCAAACTGCTCAGAGTACTTCCCAATCTTCATTTCACTCCTCTGGGTTGCTGGAATCTTCTTCCATCAAG GTGTGACTGCGGTGTGTGGGCTGTTGTACCTCTACACCCGCCTCAAGTACTTCCAGGGATACACCGTGGCTGCACAGGGACG GTTGGGACCACTGTACGCCactgcctggctgctctggctgctgctgggtctGGCACtggccgggctcctggcacactTCCTGTGGCCCAGCTCCTCCTCATGGATGTCAGCACTGGCCTGGCCTCTCCAGCTACACAGTGCCTGGTGA